Proteins encoded by one window of Musa acuminata AAA Group cultivar baxijiao chromosome BXJ2-9, Cavendish_Baxijiao_AAA, whole genome shotgun sequence:
- the LOC135622419 gene encoding tropinone reductase homolog At5g06060-like has translation MSHVNTTWLDLFRHGSQPRNSRLRLSTEREKKAMEAGNGCRPNITDDRWSLRGTTALVTGGSKGIGRAIVEELARFGAAIHTCCRNEQELNKCLQRWEAMNFTVTGSVCDVSSPVERENLMDKARSIFDGKLNILINNAAIGYINPAIKVTLEEYKHVMSTNLDSAFHLSQLAHPLLKASARGSIVFISSVAGFLGINTASVYGATKGAMNQLTRSLACEWAKDNIRTNCVAPGVIRTPLVRPLLDNKEFVAKETRRVPLRRFGEPKEVAAVVAFLCLPASCYVNGQVICIDGGKTINGNL, from the exons ATGAGTCACGTGAACACGACTTGGCTTGATCTCTTCAGACACGGTTCTCAGCCAAGGAATTCACGGCTGAGGTTGTCGACCGAAAGGGAGAAGAAGGCCATGGAGGCCGGGAATGGTTGCAGGCCTAACATCACAGACGACAGGTGGTCTCTTCGCGGAACAACAGCTTTGGTCACCGGAGGCAGCAAAGGAATCGG GCGTGCCATAGTAGAAGAACTGGCTAGATTTGGAGCAGCGATCCATACCTGCTGTCGGAACGAACAAGAGCTCAACAAGTGTTTGCAGCGATGGGAGGCCATGAACTTCACCGTCACGGGGTCCGTCTGCGATGTCTCGTCGCCGGTGGAGAGAGAGAATCTAATGGACAAAGCTCGATCCATCTTCGACGGAAAGCTCAACATTCTG ATCAATAATGCAGCGATAGGCTACATAAATCCAGCGATAAAGGTCACACTCGAGGAGTACAAACATGTCATGAGTACCAACTTGGACTCTGCTTTCCATTTGAGTCAGCTCGCTCATCCTCTTCTCAAGGCATCAGCGAGAGGCAGCATCGTGTTCATCTCCTCCGTCGCAGGCTTCCTCGGCATAAATACGGCGTCCGTCTATGGAGCAACCAAAG GAGCAATGAACCAACTCACCAGAAGCCTCGCGTGTGAGTGGGCGAAGGACAACATCCGGACCAATTGCGTCGCTCCTGGTGTCATCAGGACACCGCTTGTTCGGCCG TTGCTGGATAACAAAGAGTTCGTAGCGAAGGAGACACGTCGGGTGCCTCTGCGGCGTTTCGGAGAGCCAAAGGAGGTGGCGGCTGTGGTGGCTTTCCTTTGCCTCCCCGCTTCTTGCTATGTCAATGGTCAAGTGATTTGTATCGATGGAGGGAAGACGATCAACGGCAACCTGTGA
- the LOC135622420 gene encoding noroxomaritidine/norcraugsodine reductase-like, with amino-acid sequence MATNAVLDRWSLSGRTALVTGGTKGIGYGIVEELAKLGATVYTCARNEAELKKCLQQWEAKSFKVAGSTCDVSSPVEREKLMENVKSAFHGKLDILVSNAGTGIMKPALGVTPEEYKFITTTNFESAFHLCQLAHPLLKASGRGTIVFNSSIAGMVGIDMFCLYAATKGALNQLTKSLACEWAKDNIRTNCVAPGYIKTPLIQNALEDEAFVAGETRRIPMGRLGEVQDVAPVVAFLCLPASCYVNGQVVVVDGGRVVNGNI; translated from the exons ATGGCTACCAACGCAGTGCTCGATAGGTGGTCTCTTAGCGGAAGAACAGCTTTGGTTACCGGAGGCACCAAAGGAATCGG GTATGGCATAGTAGAAGAATTAGCTAAGCTCGGGGCAACAGTCTATACCTGTGCTCGGAATGAAGCAGAGCTTAAGAAATGCCTCCAACAATGGGAGGCAAAGAGCTTCAAGGTCGCAGGGTCCACCTGCGACGTCTCCTCCCCAGTCGAGAGGGAGAAATTAATGGAGAACGTCAAGTCTGCGTTTCATGGAAAGCTCGATATTTTG GTTAGCAACGCAGGAACAGGAATCATGAAACCTGCGTTGGGTGTGACCCCTGAGGAATACAAGTTCATCACGACTACCAATTTTGAGTCGGCTTTCCATCTGTGTCAGCTCGCCCACCCGCTTCTCAAGGCATCAGGAAGAGGCACCATCGTGTTCAACTCCTCCATCGCAGGCATGGTGGGCATAGATATGTTCTGCCTATATGCTGCCACTAAAG GAGCACTGAACCAGCTCACCAAGAGCCTTGCTTGCGAGTGGGCAAAGGACAACATCCGAACCAACTGCGTCGCGCCCGGATACATCAAGACCCCACTCATTCAAAAC GCACTGGAAGACGAGGCGTTTGTGGCGGGGGAGACACGTCGTATCCCCATGGGGCGTCTGGGCGAGGTACAAGACGTGGCCCCGGTGGTGGCTTTCCTGTGCCTGCCCGCTTCTTGCTACGTCAATGGCCAAGTCGTTGTGGTGGACGGAGGTCGGGTTGTGAACGGCAACATTTAA